The Triticum aestivum cultivar Chinese Spring chromosome 3A, IWGSC CS RefSeq v2.1, whole genome shotgun sequence genome includes a region encoding these proteins:
- the LOC123058150 gene encoding uncharacterized protein: MDAAEIAEKVRALEAALAAKASRISDLEARVSLLEAENTRFRKAAPNVQAMDHSGDQGPTFGRLDEGFGGNKQNSAGGHPVNGSTEVSDRGPEGMAVGVAIRSSAEESLLAVPAPWERTVPPVIGESGGEDEIEDADVGLEDDDVPIMPRGNKRKAMIASDSDDEDWNDKDGKVQEGLGVTPGGKRLLSGLSDDEDDAEDVCVVRPEHVPCAAETGIEDEEDEDGDDRIVIREVVQTTKDERGSRDDGELGEEYVESEDDSAEASSMDGFIDDEDCSENYNEEPVEPEESDGDMNYKDVMDAIRRKRNANGKGWDYEAEMLSAFAEQDELCLKAVCALYRKQTEEEQSIKASMVHNGQGFSQMDAVRGSHIAEFLLDGDALGPPRKTVDDLEKYNKYALKFCQKIARHYSKQLFAIYQNKEDPYFP; this comes from the exons ATGGACGCCGCGGAGATCGCGGAGAAGGTCCGCgccctcgaggccgcgctcgccgccaaGGCCTCCCGCATCTCTGACCTGGAGGCTAGGGTCTCCCTCCTCGAAGCCGAGAACACGCGCTTCAGGAAGGCCGCGCCCAATGTACAGGCAATGGATCATTCAGGCGACCAGGGCCCAACCTTCGGCCGATTGGACGAGGGTTTCGGCGGAAACAAGCAAAACTCAGCGGGAGGCCATCCGGTAAATGGTTCTACAGAGGTCAGTGACCGCGGGCCAGAGGGGATGGCTGTTGGCGTCGCCATTAGGAGTAGCGCGGAGGAGAGCCTTCTTGCTGTCCCGGCTCCTTGGGAGCGCACAGTGCCGCCGGTGATTGGCGAGAGCGGCGGCGAAGACGAGATCGAGGATGCTGATGTGGGTCTTGAAGACGATGATGTTCCGATTATGCCACGAGGCAACAAGCGTAAAGCGATGATTGCCAGCGATAGCGACGACGAGGACTGGAATGACAAGGATGGTAAAGTGCAGGAGGGGTTGGGTGTTACACCCGGTGGAAAGCGTTTGTTAAGTGGACTcagtgatgatgaagatgatgctgagGATGTTTGTGTGGTTAGGCCAGAGCATGTGCCATGTGCAGCTGAGACAGGGATTGAagatgaggaggacgaggacggggaTGATAGAATCGTCATTCGTGAAGTGGTTCAGACGACGAAGGACGAGAGGGGCAGTAGAGATGATGGTGAATTGGGTGAAGAGTATGTGGAGAGTGAGGATGATTCAGCAGAAGCCAGTAGTATGGATGGATTTATAGATGATGAGGATTGTTCAGAAAATTATAATGAAGAGCCTGTTGAGCCAGAAGAGTCTGACGGTGACATGAACTATAAAGATGTTATGGATGCGATACGTCGCAAAAGGAATGCTAATGGTAAGGGGTGGGACTACGAGGCAGAGATGCTCTCAGCATTTGCTGAACAGGATGAACTTTGCTTGAAAGCCGTATGCGCTCTCTACCGAAAGCAAACTGAGGAAGAACAGTCAATAAAAGCCAGCATGGTGCATAACGGACAAGGATTTAGCCAGATGGATGCTGTTAG GGGATCTCACATAGCAGAGTTTCTTCTGGATGGTGATGCTCTTGGACCACCTAGGAAAACTGTCGATGATTTGGAAAAATACAACAAATATGCTCTCAAGTTCTGTCAGAAGATCGCTAGGCATTACTCAAAACAGCTTTTTGCGATATATCAGAACAAGGAGGACCCCTACTTTCCCTGA
- the LOC123060708 gene encoding uncharacterized protein: MAALACASNVRRLLLHPGAGAPARSFYAQPYQAKVGVVEFLNGVGKGVETHAAKLEEAVGGDLQRLLETRTLRLKKLGVPCKHRKLILSFAHKYRLGLWKPPAEARKVQ; encoded by the exons ATGGCGGCCTTGGCCTGTGCATCTAAtgtgcgccgcctcctcctccaccccggcGCCGGAGCTCCGGCGAGATCCTTCTACGCCCAGCCCTACCAAG CCAAGGTAGGCGTGGTGGAGTTCTTGAATGGGGTCGGGAAGGGGGTGGAGACGCACGCCGCGAAGCTGGAGGAGGCCGTAGGAGGCGATCTCCAGAGGCTGCTCGAGACCCGCACGCTACGGCTCAAGAAGCTCGGCGTCCCCTGCAAGCAT AGGAAGTTGATTTTGAGTTTTGCCCACAAGTACCGCCTTGGTCTTTGGAAGCCCCCAGCAGAAGCCAGGAAAGTGCAATAA